The following are encoded together in the Plasmodium cynomolgi strain B DNA, scaffold: 0597, whole genome shotgun sequence genome:
- a CDS encoding hypothetical protein (putative), whose amino-acid sequence MNILIDSFIKHHNSSNIKTIYNNDIKNILNDELNILFYIYMKNSIIFKIIKFVLIQNAHALKNVLELENFRKKYNENNPSSTECQGVQSFLPSYKNHKTSIIIIIPLISILVLSSLLFIVYKVITLFIYLFTFRPFGSCFPFRRKRHQRKYSNFTNEEAHLLYTKVRSRTPEAHLCSIAYNSI is encoded by the exons ATGAATATTTTGATAGATTCATTTATCAAGCATCATAATTCTTCAAATATTAAAACGATTTACAATAAtgacattaaaaatatactaaatgatgaactaaatattttattctatatatatatgaaaaattcgataattttcaaaataataaaatttgtactGATACAAAATGCACATGCGCTCAAGAATGTGTT aGAATTAGagaattttagaaaaaaatataatgaaaataatccTTCTTCTACTGAATGTCAAGGAGTACAGTCATTCTTACCATCAtataaaaatcataaaacatctattattattataattccTTTAATTTCAATATTAGTATTATCAAGTTTACTTTTCATTGTATATAAGGTTAtaacattatttatatacttGTTTACT TTTAGACCATTCGGATCATGTTTTCCCTTTCGAAGAAAAAGACACCAAAGGAAATATAGTAATTtcacaaatgaagaagcccatttattatatacaaaagTGAGAAGCAGAACACCAGAAGCGCATCTTTGCAGTATAGCATATAATTCTATATAG